The following are encoded in a window of Lactobacillus panisapium genomic DNA:
- a CDS encoding peptide ABC transporter substrate-binding protein produces the protein MKKAAVLATAAISCFGMLLTGCQKKSNSTASNQDKITVVQNVPVDSLDPTIAYQVTSCLTVANTTEGLYTIDANEKPQLGLAEKVETSNNGLTKTFTIRKDAKWSNGDPVKANDFVFSWRRFASPKVGSPYNFEIIASGIKNASAVVAGKKPLSALGVRAKNDKTLVVELEHPVPFLSKLLSFSSFAPINQKYFDENGKKYAQDSDHLLATGPYKVTNWKLGDNTVQLVKNPKYWDAKNVKVKEVKIDVITDPEKAAIAFENGSADYVHLSGQLVSKYRKDKNFQEEVSNFIHYLMFNLKKPGFDNPDVRKAISYSIDRKEITTHILKDGSVPVHSMIMKGLAKDPATGKDFADESTTNFSQYSPSEAKKYWNKAKSKTKLRSFTLLYDDSDPVYSNLAAYIKAQVEKNLPGMKVNLQQVAKKTRLDKMAKSTFDVAITRWAPDYADPTAVLGMYTTGNASNYGKWSDPAFDKLVNQAGGMANQTKRFQTLLKANDLLIDSAACPPLYQSGAPVLKRADIKNMPMHIAGVPYFFKYVSIK, from the coding sequence ATGAAAAAAGCAGCAGTGCTTGCTACCGCCGCCATCTCTTGTTTTGGCATGTTGCTAACAGGCTGCCAAAAGAAGTCAAATTCAACAGCTAGTAATCAGGATAAAATTACCGTTGTGCAAAATGTACCGGTCGATTCGCTTGATCCGACAATTGCTTATCAAGTCACATCATGTTTAACAGTGGCTAACACAACCGAGGGATTGTATACGATTGACGCAAATGAGAAACCGCAGCTCGGATTGGCCGAAAAAGTTGAGACTAGTAATAATGGTCTAACTAAGACATTCACAATTCGTAAGGATGCGAAGTGGTCTAACGGTGATCCGGTTAAAGCAAACGATTTTGTCTTTAGCTGGCGCAGGTTTGCTAGTCCAAAGGTAGGCTCTCCTTATAATTTTGAAATAATTGCATCAGGAATTAAAAATGCTAGTGCAGTTGTTGCTGGGAAAAAGCCACTTAGTGCACTTGGTGTTAGGGCTAAGAATGATAAGACTTTAGTAGTTGAATTGGAACATCCTGTACCATTTTTAAGCAAATTGTTGTCTTTTAGTTCCTTTGCCCCGATTAACCAAAAATATTTCGATGAAAATGGTAAAAAGTATGCACAGGATTCAGATCATTTGCTTGCTACCGGTCCGTATAAGGTAACAAATTGGAAATTAGGCGATAATACCGTTCAATTAGTGAAAAACCCTAAGTACTGGGATGCCAAAAACGTTAAGGTCAAGGAAGTTAAAATCGATGTGATTACGGATCCGGAAAAAGCAGCAATTGCCTTTGAAAATGGCAGTGCCGATTACGTTCATTTAAGCGGTCAGCTTGTTTCGAAATACCGCAAGGACAAGAACTTCCAAGAAGAAGTAAGCAACTTCATTCACTACTTAATGTTCAACCTGAAAAAGCCAGGATTTGATAATCCGGATGTGAGAAAAGCAATCTCTTACAGTATTGATCGCAAAGAAATCACAACTCATATCCTAAAGGATGGCTCTGTGCCAGTTCATTCAATGATTATGAAGGGCTTAGCAAAGGATCCAGCTACTGGTAAAGACTTTGCGGATGAATCAACCACTAATTTTTCGCAATACTCTCCTAGTGAAGCGAAAAAATACTGGAATAAGGCTAAAAGTAAGACTAAGTTACGTTCATTCACTCTGCTTTATGATGACAGTGATCCCGTTTATTCCAACCTTGCCGCTTATATCAAGGCGCAAGTTGAAAAGAATCTTCCGGGAATGAAGGTTAACTTACAGCAAGTTGCGAAGAAAACAAGATTAGATAAGATGGCTAAGTCAACTTTTGATGTTGCAATTACTCGTTGGGCTCCTGATTACGCTGATCCGACCGCCGTTTTAGGTATGTATACAACGGGCAATGCCAGCAACTATGGTAAATGGTCTGACCCAGCATTTGATAAGTTAGTTAACCAAGCAGGCGGTATGGCAAATCAAACTAAGAGATTCCAAACCTTGCTTAAGGCAAATGATCTTCTAATTGATAGTGCTGCTTGTCCGCCACTATACCAATCTGGTGCTCCAGTTCTGAAACGAGCAGATATAAAGAATATGCCAATGCATATTGCGGGTGTACCATACTTCTTTAAGTATGTATCCATTAAATAA
- a CDS encoding ABC transporter permease, producing the protein MKKYILKRILIAVVTLFLITLILFVMEKAMPGSPFNDEKMSHAQVAALYRKYGLDGPIPIQFFNYLKNMITGDFGVSYTVQVNTPVTTMIFQHFTISLQIGLQATVLGSILGFFMGVLAAIKQGSIWDNLMTGISVLGISLPNFVVALIVSLLFSYKLMVFPGTYQQTQPFASTILPTIALSTFTMASIERYVRNDMITIMDSDYYRLADSKGIKKYQLILHHVIRNTLISVITVLAPLMIDLIAGSMVIEKAFAIPGLGTLYISAIQANDYNVVLGITFFYAVLFIGIMLVVDILYGLIDPRIRLDEGE; encoded by the coding sequence TTGAAAAAATATATATTAAAAAGAATTTTGATTGCAGTTGTGACCCTGTTCTTGATTACCTTAATTTTATTTGTAATGGAAAAAGCAATGCCAGGTTCACCGTTTAATGATGAAAAGATGTCGCACGCTCAAGTAGCGGCTTTGTACCGAAAATATGGCTTGGATGGACCAATACCAATTCAGTTCTTTAATTATTTAAAAAATATGATCACCGGTGATTTTGGCGTGTCATATACCGTTCAGGTAAATACGCCTGTCACAACAATGATTTTTCAGCACTTTACCATTTCATTGCAGATTGGTTTGCAAGCTACTGTTTTGGGTTCTATTTTGGGCTTTTTCATGGGTGTATTGGCAGCCATTAAGCAGGGCAGCATTTGGGATAACTTAATGACCGGGATTTCAGTGTTAGGAATAAGTTTACCTAACTTTGTTGTCGCTTTGATTGTTTCGTTATTATTCTCCTACAAGCTAATGGTATTTCCTGGAACTTACCAACAAACACAGCCTTTTGCTTCAACCATTTTGCCAACGATTGCCCTAAGTACTTTTACCATGGCAAGTATTGAACGGTATGTCCGCAATGACATGATTACAATTATGGATTCTGACTACTACCGATTGGCAGATTCAAAGGGCATTAAAAAGTACCAGTTAATTTTGCACCACGTGATTCGAAATACATTAATTTCGGTTATTACGGTTTTGGCGCCATTAATGATTGATTTGATTGCCGGTAGTATGGTTATTGAAAAGGCCTTTGCGATTCCCGGATTGGGGACTTTGTATATCAGTGCGATTCAAGCCAATGATTATAACGTTGTTTTAGGAATTACCTTCTTTTACGCAGTTTTGTTCATTGGCATAATGCTAGTAGTGGATATCCTTTACGGCTTAATTGATCCACGAATTAGATTAGATGAGGGTGAATAA
- a CDS encoding ABC transporter permease — protein MTEIKDTDFEFAQNPEVEDHYSGKSYSYGQLIWHRFLRNKGAVISVIVLVIIALIAFLAPHISQFSPTTPYPNQSNLAPGTNGHWFGTDNLGRDIFVRVAAGTSVSLRVALVAMVIDLVIGTSYGLISGYFGGKIDLFMQRITEILSTIPMIIIVTLLVLVMKPGLVSIITAMMIVGWINMSRIVRAQVLELKSREYVLSARTMGESNFKIIFSQILPNTLGQIITTFMLSIPNAIFLEAFLAFIGLGVPAPLASLGTMINDGYTQAIVYPYMVFFPVLFLALIMLSFNIIADGLRDAIEGS, from the coding sequence ATGACTGAAATTAAAGACACCGATTTTGAATTTGCCCAAAATCCAGAAGTTGAAGATCATTATTCTGGCAAATCATATTCGTATGGGCAGCTAATTTGGCATAGATTTTTACGGAATAAAGGAGCAGTAATTAGTGTTATTGTGCTGGTTATCATCGCTTTAATCGCTTTTTTAGCTCCGCATATTAGTCAATTTTCGCCAACCACGCCATATCCCAACCAATCTAACCTTGCCCCTGGGACAAATGGTCATTGGTTTGGAACAGATAATTTGGGACGAGACATTTTTGTCAGAGTAGCAGCTGGAACTTCGGTTTCGCTCCGAGTTGCCCTCGTAGCCATGGTTATTGACCTTGTGATTGGAACCAGTTATGGTCTGATTTCAGGTTATTTTGGGGGCAAAATCGATTTATTTATGCAGCGGATTACCGAAATTCTGAGTACAATTCCGATGATTATTATTGTTACTCTCCTTGTGCTGGTAATGAAGCCGGGACTAGTCAGCATTATTACCGCGATGATGATTGTTGGCTGGATTAATATGAGCCGGATTGTGCGGGCGCAAGTTTTAGAATTAAAATCACGTGAATATGTTTTATCTGCCAGAACCATGGGAGAATCAAACTTTAAAATTATTTTTTCCCAGATTTTACCCAATACCTTAGGGCAAATTATCACGACATTTATGTTATCAATTCCTAACGCAATTTTCCTTGAAGCATTTTTAGCATTTATTGGATTGGGAGTTCCTGCGCCATTGGCATCGCTGGGGACTATGATCAATGATGGTTATACTCAAGCCATTGTTTATCCTTATATGGTCTTTTTCCCGGTCTTATTTCTCGCCTTAATTATGCTTAGTTTCAATATTATTGCCGATGGTTTGCGTGATGCAATTGAAGGAAGCTAG
- a CDS encoding ABC transporter ATP-binding protein produces the protein MSETILEIKNLQVEYHTEHGDVQAVRGINYQVKKGETVALVGESGCGKSASVKTIMGEKEANQVIKAGEINFTYQSKGQERTIDLLKISPKEMQSQIKGKEIAMVFQDPMTSLDPTMKIAKQIAEAIKASNPQMNKEQINKRVIELIETVGIQNAKVVMEQYPHQLSGGMRQRIVIAIALSGNPSLLICDEPTTGLDVTIQAKILDLIKSIQKSRKLSVIFITHNLGVVANIATNVNVMYAGKIVETGTSEDIFFDPRHPYTWGLLESVPDVNENVKKLPTIAGTIPDLTQPIVGDAFAPRNKYALKVDFKEQPPMFKVNDHHYAATWLLDKRAPKVEVPAILQKRIAKMKKEAEVNGE, from the coding sequence ATGTCTGAAACAATTTTAGAAATAAAAAATTTACAAGTTGAATATCACACTGAACATGGCGATGTCCAAGCAGTTCGGGGAATTAATTACCAGGTTAAAAAGGGTGAAACGGTAGCACTTGTTGGTGAATCTGGCTGCGGCAAATCTGCTAGCGTCAAGACCATTATGGGTGAAAAAGAAGCTAACCAAGTTATTAAGGCTGGCGAAATCAACTTTACTTACCAGTCTAAAGGACAGGAACGGACCATTGATTTACTGAAAATAAGCCCGAAAGAAATGCAAAGTCAAATTAAGGGTAAAGAAATTGCAATGGTTTTTCAGGACCCAATGACTTCCCTTGATCCTACTATGAAAATAGCTAAACAGATTGCGGAGGCAATTAAGGCATCTAATCCGCAGATGAATAAGGAGCAAATTAACAAGCGCGTTATTGAACTGATTGAAACTGTCGGTATTCAAAATGCCAAGGTCGTCATGGAACAATATCCACACCAACTTTCCGGGGGAATGCGGCAGAGAATTGTGATTGCAATTGCTTTATCTGGGAATCCCAGCTTACTTATCTGTGATGAGCCGACGACGGGACTTGATGTTACGATCCAGGCAAAAATCCTTGACTTGATCAAGTCTATTCAGAAAAGTCGCAAGCTTTCTGTTATTTTCATTACTCACAATCTGGGCGTTGTAGCTAATATTGCCACGAACGTTAACGTGATGTATGCTGGCAAAATTGTCGAAACGGGCACAAGTGAAGATATTTTCTTTGATCCCCGACATCCGTATACGTGGGGATTACTTGAGTCGGTACCAGATGTTAATGAAAATGTTAAAAAACTGCCGACGATTGCGGGGACAATTCCGGATCTGACGCAACCAATTGTTGGGGATGCTTTTGCACCGCGCAATAAATATGCGTTAAAGGTTGATTTTAAAGAGCAGCCACCAATGTTTAAGGTTAATGACCATCATTATGCTGCCACCTGGCTGCTTGACAAGCGCGCACCTAAAGTTGAAGTTCCTGCAATTCTCCAAAAAAGAATTGCAAAAATGAAGAAAGAAGCTGAAGTCAATGGCGAATAA
- a CDS encoding ATP-binding cassette domain-containing protein, whose product MANNILEVHHLKQYFPIGKKKIVKAVDDVSFNIASGETFGLVGESGSGKTTIGRSIIRLYKPTFGEVLFEGEQIGGSMDKKRTAKLRKDMQMIFQDPMSSLNPRKKVGDIVKLGLDIHYPELSKDEKMARVIKMLKVVGLDSSFVNRYPQELSGGQRQRVGIARVVIMNPRLIIADEAISALDVSVQAQVVNLLQEVQEKTGSAMLFIAHDLAMVKHISSHIGVIHLGHIVETGPTEAIFANPVHPYTKSLLTAIPITDPIAEQKKQLSDYHAFRNQYVNKAMKDLGDGHLVLDDGSWS is encoded by the coding sequence ATGGCGAATAATATTCTTGAAGTACACCATTTAAAACAATACTTTCCAATTGGAAAGAAAAAGATCGTTAAAGCTGTTGATGATGTTTCTTTTAATATTGCCAGTGGCGAAACTTTTGGCTTAGTTGGTGAATCAGGTAGTGGTAAAACAACAATTGGTCGCTCGATTATCCGCTTGTATAAACCTACCTTTGGTGAAGTACTGTTTGAGGGCGAACAAATTGGCGGCAGTATGGATAAGAAACGGACAGCTAAGCTGCGCAAGGACATGCAGATGATCTTTCAAGATCCTATGTCTTCGTTAAATCCGCGTAAGAAAGTGGGCGACATCGTCAAGTTAGGTTTAGATATTCATTATCCGGAATTAAGTAAAGACGAGAAAATGGCTCGCGTGATTAAAATGCTGAAAGTCGTTGGCCTTGATAGTTCCTTTGTTAACCGCTATCCCCAAGAGTTATCTGGTGGTCAGCGTCAAAGAGTAGGAATTGCCCGCGTAGTGATTATGAATCCTAGACTGATTATTGCTGATGAAGCAATCTCTGCTTTAGACGTTTCGGTGCAAGCCCAAGTAGTTAACCTGCTCCAAGAAGTTCAAGAAAAAACAGGTAGTGCAATGCTGTTTATTGCCCATGATTTAGCAATGGTCAAGCACATTTCCAGTCACATTGGGGTCATCCATCTCGGTCATATTGTTGAGACGGGACCAACTGAAGCAATTTTTGCTAATCCCGTTCATCCATATACTAAGAGCTTACTAACTGCAATTCCAATTACTGATCCAATTGCTGAACAGAAAAAGCAACTGTCTGATTACCATGCTTTTCGTAATCAATATGTGAACAAGGCAATGAAAGACTTAGGTGATGGCCACCTGGTTTTAGATGATGGCTCATGGTCATAA
- a CDS encoding ClbS/DfsB family four-helix bundle protein: MARPTSKADLIEASNTAYEKIVDLIDSLPEKAQTGNFAFETDKLKGEHWKRDRNIRDVLIHLYEWQKLLLEWIENNQAGKAQDFLPDGYNWRNYGEMNQQIWQKHQKTSLKEAEELLAKSHQQVMKLLATFSNDQLFTKNVFSWTGNNTLGTYFISNTSSHYDWALKKLRKYKRSLKQ; the protein is encoded by the coding sequence ATGGCTAGACCAACTAGTAAAGCTGATTTGATTGAGGCAAGCAATACTGCTTACGAGAAAATAGTTGACCTCATTGATTCTTTACCCGAGAAGGCGCAGACTGGCAACTTTGCTTTTGAAACTGATAAATTAAAGGGTGAGCATTGGAAGCGGGATCGCAATATCCGCGATGTGCTGATTCACTTATACGAGTGGCAAAAACTGCTATTGGAATGGATTGAAAATAATCAGGCAGGAAAAGCACAGGACTTTTTACCAGATGGCTATAATTGGCGTAATTATGGTGAAATGAATCAACAAATATGGCAAAAACACCAGAAAACCAGTTTAAAAGAAGCTGAAGAATTACTGGCTAAAAGTCACCAGCAGGTAATGAAATTACTTGCGACTTTTTCTAATGATCAACTATTTACCAAGAATGTTTTTTCTTGGACCGGGAATAATACTTTAGGAACCTATTTTATTTCGAATACTTCTAGCCATTATGACTGGGCATTAAAGAAGTTACGTAAGTACAAAAGGTCTTTAAAACAATAA
- a CDS encoding TetR/AcrR family transcriptional regulator yields MVKVLASYQEEIANQEIPSGKKKVLLAGLKLFSKKGFHATTTAEIAHEAGVSEGTIYKYFKSKDDLLAKLLSPMLTEIKDNFFVQLDDYHDLTKLISFLVEDRIQFLLINFDFLKLFIQELLTDNKIIDLIKTEVTGKNGVFAYFDDLKKRFGEINSDLTSIQLLRIFISPIFTYVVQVKVFGINSQDKNADLALIKKQIYLGLTA; encoded by the coding sequence ATGGTTAAAGTTTTGGCAAGTTATCAAGAAGAAATTGCAAACCAAGAGATTCCTTCTGGTAAAAAGAAAGTATTATTAGCGGGGCTGAAATTATTTTCAAAAAAAGGCTTCCATGCGACTACAACGGCAGAAATAGCTCACGAAGCTGGCGTCAGCGAAGGAACAATTTACAAATACTTTAAATCTAAGGATGATTTACTGGCCAAGTTATTAAGCCCGATGTTAACTGAAATTAAAGATAATTTCTTTGTGCAACTGGATGATTATCATGATTTAACAAAGTTAATTTCATTTTTAGTTGAGGATCGGATTCAATTTTTACTAATTAATTTTGATTTTCTAAAATTATTTATCCAAGAATTATTAACGGACAATAAGATTATTGACCTGATTAAAACTGAGGTTACAGGTAAAAATGGAGTTTTCGCCTATTTTGACGATTTAAAAAAGCGTTTTGGTGAAATCAATTCTGACCTAACTTCAATTCAACTCTTACGAATTTTTATTAGCCCCATTTTTACGTATGTCGTTCAAGTCAAAGTATTTGGCATTAACTCTCAAGATAAAAATGCTGATTTAGCTTTAATCAAAAAACAAATTTACCTCGGATTAACTGCGTAA